One stretch of Cyanobium sp. Tous-M-B4 DNA includes these proteins:
- a CDS encoding tRNA-(ms[2]io[6]A)-hydroxylase yields MARVKWLTAPTSPAWLEQAIAQPELLLIDHAHCERKAAGVALQLMFRYPSEVGLAAALSPLAREELEHFEQVLQLLQRRGAALRPLPAPAYGSALTAQVRKGEPQRMLDSFLVAGLIEARSHERMALLAAHSPDAELRELYGELLASEARHFGLYWLLCEERFGREATVERLQELATAEVAALTGDLAGADQVRMHSVGVDLVS; encoded by the coding sequence ATGGCCCGGGTTAAGTGGCTGACGGCTCCCACCAGCCCCGCCTGGCTGGAGCAGGCGATTGCCCAGCCAGAGCTGCTGTTGATTGACCACGCCCACTGCGAGCGCAAGGCTGCCGGCGTAGCCCTGCAGTTGATGTTCCGTTACCCAAGCGAGGTTGGCTTGGCGGCCGCCCTTAGCCCTCTGGCACGGGAGGAGTTGGAGCATTTCGAGCAGGTGCTGCAACTGCTGCAACGGCGCGGCGCAGCCCTGCGCCCCCTGCCGGCCCCGGCCTACGGCTCGGCACTCACGGCTCAGGTGCGCAAGGGCGAACCCCAGCGCATGCTCGATTCCTTTTTGGTGGCTGGCTTGATTGAGGCCCGTAGCCATGAGCGCATGGCCCTGCTGGCGGCCCATAGCCCCGATGCCGAGCTGCGAGAGCTGTATGGAGAGCTGCTGGCCAGCGAAGCGCGCCATTTCGGCCTCTACTGGCTGCTCTGCGAAGAGCGCTTCGGCCGTGAGGCCACGGTGGAGCGGCTGCAGGAGCTGGCGACGGCGGAAGTCGCTGCCCTTACAGGCGATCTCGCCGGCGCAGACCAGGTGCGGATGCACTCGGTGGGGGTTGATTTGGTGAGCTGA
- a CDS encoding DUF4079 domain-containing protein: MTPIDWLALVHPVLIILFVYPVVGATIRLGLLARERRLGQSKQPVAVPKEHADHGRWLTAGVVVAVLIALLFSFLNRWFDPAAAFPGGAGRLVLLLLVALGCVLALLALWHVRLPALRATFALLLWAGLLGLGSQPEIWRVSDNPFSAGFWGSHYWSGSLLVGLLLFAMAARPEIQRSPRMRRLHVSANVLVAVLLAVQGITGSRDLLEIPLSWQKPAIYACDFTARRCPQGQAQGLDGGPGSPGFAVPLAVVGAARAVG; this comes from the coding sequence ATGACCCCGATCGACTGGTTGGCCCTGGTGCATCCGGTGCTGATCATCCTGTTCGTCTACCCGGTGGTGGGGGCGACGATCCGGCTTGGATTGCTGGCGCGGGAGCGGCGGCTTGGCCAGAGCAAGCAGCCGGTGGCCGTGCCGAAGGAACATGCCGACCATGGGCGTTGGCTGACGGCCGGCGTGGTGGTTGCGGTGTTGATCGCGCTGCTGTTTTCGTTTCTCAACCGCTGGTTCGATCCGGCTGCCGCCTTCCCTGGAGGCGCGGGGCGGCTAGTGCTGTTGTTGCTGGTGGCCCTGGGTTGCGTGCTTGCCCTCCTGGCCCTGTGGCACGTGCGTCTCCCGGCCCTGAGGGCCACCTTTGCCCTGTTGCTCTGGGCGGGTCTGTTGGGCCTGGGCAGCCAACCGGAGATCTGGCGCGTCAGTGACAACCCCTTCAGCGCAGGGTTTTGGGGGTCCCATTACTGGAGTGGCTCCCTCCTCGTCGGTCTGCTGTTGTTCGCGATGGCGGCCCGTCCGGAGATCCAGCGCTCACCCCGCATGCGGCGGTTGCATGTGAGCGCCAATGTGCTGGTGGCAGTGTTGCTGGCGGTGCAAGGCATCACCGGCAGCCGCGACCTGCTGGAGATCCCCCTCAGCTGGCAGAAACCGGCGATCTATGCCTGCGACTTCACGGCCCGCCGCTGTCCCCAGGGTCAGGCGCAGGGTCTGGATGGAGGGCCTGGTTCACCAGGCTTCGCCGTCCCGCTTGCGGTGGTGGGGGCGGCCAGGGCAGTTGGCTGA
- the aroQ gene encoding type II 3-dehydroquinate dehydratase, producing the protein MQLLALHGPNLNLLGTREPGVYGSRTLDQVNAELESRAQALGAAISCFQSNHEGALVDRIHEGRGSVDGILINAGAYTHSSIALRDALLGVAIPFVELHLSNTHAREPFRHHSTLADKALGVICGFGPLSYTLALEGLVAHLRAQP; encoded by the coding sequence ATGCAGCTGCTCGCTCTCCACGGTCCCAATCTCAACCTGCTGGGCACCCGTGAGCCGGGTGTTTATGGCAGTAGGACCCTTGATCAGGTCAACGCTGAGCTGGAGAGTCGCGCCCAGGCCCTGGGGGCGGCGATCAGCTGCTTTCAGAGCAACCATGAAGGCGCCCTGGTGGATCGCATCCACGAGGGCCGAGGCAGCGTGGATGGCATTTTGATCAATGCCGGCGCTTACACCCACAGCTCAATTGCCCTGCGCGATGCCCTGCTGGGGGTGGCGATTCCCTTCGTGGAATTGCACTTGAGCAACACCCACGCCCGCGAGCCATTTCGGCACCATTCCACCCTGGCCGATAAGGCCCTGGGCGTGATCTGTGGCTTTGGGCCGCTCAGCTACACCCTGGCCCTGGAGGGGCTGGTGGCCCACCTGCGAGCCCAGCCTTGA
- a CDS encoding HD-GYP domain-containing protein, which produces MTFPPSHLSPPEPERNKEAASLIRQVGDDLNFRLRQLHEQLLEQVPDVDRIACALYEPSDDMLKTFVHSTRKGEAIKGYEFRLAESASLSALAASRSIRILDEIADVVSPTHPHSQWLLNEGYRSSFTVPLYERQEFIGFLFYDSLKPAAFSKKIQRSLEVYNTLISLTISNELNLVRSITTSAQVAREFANLRDFETGNHLERMAHYSRLIARELAPHHDLSDEYIEHLYLFAPLHDIGKIGIPDSILLKSGGLNPEERALMNTHVQKGIDVLERMIGEFGLDTLPDSQVMRNVVAGHHECLDGSGYPNGLKGAEIALEARIIAVADILDALTSHRPYKEPWSVEAAIGELERLVERGKIDGDCVQALKCHLPEINTIRDRFKDS; this is translated from the coding sequence ATGACATTTCCGCCCAGCCATCTCTCCCCTCCTGAGCCCGAGAGGAATAAGGAAGCTGCCAGCCTGATCCGTCAAGTTGGAGATGACCTCAATTTCAGACTGCGCCAGCTGCACGAGCAATTACTGGAGCAGGTTCCTGATGTAGACCGCATCGCCTGCGCTCTATACGAACCCAGCGATGACATGCTCAAAACCTTTGTGCACAGCACTCGCAAGGGCGAAGCCATCAAAGGATATGAGTTTCGCCTTGCCGAAAGTGCCTCCCTCAGCGCCTTAGCAGCTAGCCGTAGCATTCGGATTTTGGATGAAATCGCCGATGTCGTAAGTCCTACCCATCCTCACTCCCAATGGCTCCTAAACGAGGGCTACCGCTCCTCCTTCACCGTGCCCCTATACGAGAGGCAGGAGTTTATCGGCTTCCTTTTCTACGACTCATTGAAGCCAGCTGCTTTCAGCAAAAAGATTCAACGCAGCCTTGAGGTTTATAATACCCTGATCAGCCTAACAATCTCAAACGAATTAAATTTAGTTCGCTCGATTACCACATCAGCTCAAGTTGCTCGCGAATTTGCCAACCTCCGCGACTTTGAAACCGGCAATCATCTTGAGCGCATGGCTCATTACTCCCGCCTAATCGCCAGGGAGCTAGCCCCTCACCACGACTTAAGCGATGAATACATAGAGCACCTTTATTTATTTGCACCATTGCATGACATTGGCAAAATCGGCATTCCTGACAGCATTCTGCTCAAGTCCGGCGGTCTAAACCCCGAAGAGCGAGCCCTGATGAATACCCACGTTCAAAAGGGTATTGACGTGCTAGAGCGCATGATCGGCGAATTCGGACTTGACACCCTGCCCGACTCCCAGGTGATGCGCAACGTGGTGGCCGGGCACCACGAGTGTCTCGATGGCAGCGGCTACCCCAATGGGCTTAAAGGCGCTGAGATCGCCCTAGAGGCCAGGATCATCGCCGTCGCCGACATTCTCGACGCCCTCACAAGTCACCGGCCTTATAAAGAGCCCTGGTCTGTGGAGGCGGCCATTGGTGAGCTGGAGCGCTTAGTTGAAAGGGGCAAGATCGATGGCGATTGCGTTCAGGCCTTGAAGTGCCATCTCCCTGAGATCAACACCATCCGCGATCGATTCAAAGACAGCTGA
- the dusB gene encoding tRNA dihydrouridine synthase DusB gives MITASPITASPLQLSGNGTSRALRCRVLQSPLAGVSDRIFRGLVRRWAPDALLFTEMVNATSLELGFGLQKVEELAEESGPIGVQLFDYRPAAMAEAAKRAEAAGAFLIDINMGCPVKKIAKKGGGSGLIRDPELAARLVASVAAAVALPVTVKTRLGWCDGSDAVSWCQRLENAGAQLLTLHGRSREQGFKGQADWAAIAAVKAALTIPVIANGDINSPEDAVRCLEQTGADGVMVGRGTMGAPWLVGQLDAALSGRPIPATPGALERLALAAEQLQALVAAKGDHGLLIARKHMGWTCNGFPGAPQLRHALMLAPTPETALALLENAAAGLE, from the coding sequence ATGATCACTGCTTCACCGATCACAGCTTCTCCCCTGCAGCTCTCTGGCAACGGCACATCCCGCGCTCTGCGCTGCCGGGTGCTGCAGTCGCCTCTCGCGGGGGTGAGCGATCGGATTTTTCGCGGCCTGGTGCGGCGCTGGGCCCCCGACGCCCTGCTGTTTACCGAGATGGTGAACGCCACCAGCCTGGAGCTGGGCTTCGGGCTGCAGAAGGTGGAGGAGCTGGCTGAGGAAAGCGGCCCGATCGGTGTGCAGCTGTTTGATTACCGGCCCGCCGCCATGGCCGAGGCGGCCAAGCGGGCCGAGGCCGCCGGCGCCTTTCTGATCGACATCAATATGGGCTGCCCGGTGAAGAAGATCGCCAAGAAAGGCGGCGGTAGCGGCCTAATCCGCGATCCCGAGCTGGCGGCCCGCCTGGTGGCAAGTGTGGCCGCGGCCGTAGCTCTCCCGGTGACGGTGAAAACGCGGCTGGGCTGGTGCGATGGCAGCGATGCGGTGAGCTGGTGCCAGCGGCTCGAAAATGCAGGTGCCCAGCTGCTCACCTTGCACGGCCGCAGCCGCGAACAGGGCTTCAAGGGTCAGGCCGACTGGGCCGCGATCGCTGCGGTGAAGGCGGCGCTGACGATCCCGGTGATCGCCAATGGCGACATCAACAGCCCCGAGGATGCGGTGCGCTGCCTGGAGCAAACGGGCGCCGATGGGGTGATGGTGGGCCGCGGCACCATGGGCGCCCCCTGGCTGGTGGGCCAGCTCGATGCGGCCCTCAGCGGCCGGCCGATCCCAGCCACCCCCGGCGCCCTCGAGCGCCTCGCCCTGGCGGCGGAGCAGCTGCAGGCCCTGGTGGCGGCCAAGGGCGACCACGGCCTGCTGATCGCTCGCAAGCACATGGGCTGGACCTGCAACGGCTTCCCAGGCGCACCACAGTTGCGCCATGCCCTGATGCTGGCCCCCACGCCGGAAACCGCCCTAGCGTTGCTTGAGAACGCTGCAGCGGGCCTGGAATGA
- a CDS encoding DUF1823 family protein, translating to MASAQAAPAAVPYPLSRELLEAVLADRTSDRFVCELIWPRLGYELNGSGTWSAGPATSAGWRESFPLEPQFIAERPPAVALTRSIAKEHKQLLKQQLGFAGYTIGELYPRRTRRATAVNWLLAHLAERDEALPESGPLPQLLAAPADPVLGHAGDLPIT from the coding sequence ATGGCTTCCGCTCAGGCCGCCCCCGCTGCCGTGCCCTACCCCTTGAGCCGAGAGTTGCTGGAGGCGGTGCTGGCCGACCGCACCAGCGATCGCTTCGTGTGTGAGCTGATCTGGCCGCGCCTGGGATATGAGCTGAATGGCTCCGGCACTTGGAGCGCCGGCCCGGCTACCAGCGCTGGCTGGCGGGAGTCCTTCCCCCTTGAACCCCAGTTCATCGCCGAGCGGCCGCCGGCCGTGGCGCTCACCCGCTCGATCGCCAAGGAGCACAAGCAGCTGCTCAAGCAGCAGCTGGGTTTTGCGGGCTACACGATCGGCGAGCTCTACCCGCGCCGCACCCGCCGCGCCACCGCCGTGAACTGGCTGCTGGCCCACCTGGCGGAGCGTGATGAAGCCCTGCCGGAGAGCGGGCCGCTGCCGCAGCTGTTGGCGGCGCCGGCTGATCCGGTGCTGGGGCATGCAGGCGACCTGCCCATCACCTGA
- the cobI gene encoding precorrin-2 C(20)-methyltransferase yields the protein MAPVAGLTLVGVGPGDPQLLTVAAVRAIGAAAVVAYPVARLEAEGMAAQIAAPWISPEQRRLPLLFPMVSEADPRRQAWHAAAAALAAEVAAGQAVVLLCEGDASLYASASYALLALAERHPSCPVAVIPGITAVAAAAAAASSQGLPWPLALQQEALLIRPTPETSRELEALLEHAAGEGTVLALLKLGHRWAWVRPLLEARGLLAGSLFAQRVGWPDQLLAAAAAVPAEEQPYFSLLLIRQGWPDVLP from the coding sequence TTGGCGCCGGTGGCAGGCCTCACCCTGGTAGGGGTTGGCCCCGGTGATCCTCAACTGCTCACCGTGGCGGCGGTGCGGGCCATTGGGGCCGCGGCGGTGGTCGCCTACCCGGTGGCCCGGCTCGAGGCGGAGGGAATGGCGGCCCAGATCGCCGCCCCCTGGATTAGCCCCGAGCAACGGCGCCTACCGCTGCTGTTTCCGATGGTGAGCGAGGCGGATCCGCGCCGCCAGGCCTGGCATGCCGCAGCTGCTGCCCTGGCCGCAGAAGTGGCTGCTGGCCAGGCTGTGGTGCTGCTGTGCGAGGGAGACGCCTCCCTCTATGCCAGCGCCTCCTACGCCCTGTTGGCCCTGGCGGAGCGCCATCCCAGCTGTCCGGTGGCGGTGATCCCCGGCATCACGGCGGTGGCCGCGGCCGCGGCGGCCGCCTCCTCCCAGGGGTTGCCCTGGCCCCTAGCCCTGCAGCAGGAGGCCCTGCTGATCCGCCCCACCCCGGAAACCTCCAGGGAACTGGAGGCCCTGCTGGAGCACGCTGCCGGGGAGGGCACGGTCTTGGCCCTGCTGAAGCTCGGGCACCGTTGGGCCTGGGTGCGACCCCTGCTGGAGGCCCGGGGGCTGCTGGCCGGCAGCCTGTTTGCCCAGCGCGTGGGCTGGCCCGACCAGCTGCTGGCGGCGGCGGCCGCGGTGCCCGCCGAGGAGCAGCCCTACTTTTCGCTGCTGTTGATCCGTCAGGGCTGGCCGGACGTGTTGCCCTGA
- a CDS encoding glycosyltransferase — protein sequence MTAELWLPWLLLLWPLWLSRRPEASRPLWMRRSLLVLLALFSLRYLHWRVTASLNLNSPLAASLSVLLLLAEGWLLLSGLLPLLLAWRRFSDGRAEADAAQARWQASDWRPWVDVLIPTCGEPLPVLERCLVGCGSLSYPQRTVWVLDDAGRPEVAALAAAHGCRYHHRPQRLHAKAGNLNAGLALGAGDLVAVFDADFVPQQHFLNRTIGLLLDPAVGLVQTPQCFFNADPVMRNLGLERWLLPDEESFYRWIEPVRSAWDAVVCAGTSFVVRRAALASVGGFVEAAISEDFVTGVALMGQGWQLKYLSEKLSAGLAAESMHDFVRQRQRWAAGTLQALRLPQGPLRVAGLQWHQRLAFLEGGLHWFNTVPRLVLLLMPLSLGLLGVLPVHVTAEALVERLLPLWLALLLSVGWLNRGSRHALLAELPGWALTVPLATTVLLSLWGRVQPFRITPKHRVRERGGIAPVLGLPLLALLLLNGLNLGALIRAVLAGPISPGQSLGLAWAGLNLLGLLVALRVCWDRPCPDPTPWLGLRLDVQLLGPTGQRRHAQLTAISERGADLECPKPWPGGAGWRLVFASAAGGASGVPALALKPLAEAPLSSLTRPIGPPLSVDWDPSDSQGLLALRRWLFSRAGAWPDRQAPPEWLALLAVLSQLPWPPPPPQAGRRSLVNQALHPDPAPDPGDSGGP from the coding sequence ATGACTGCGGAGCTCTGGCTCCCCTGGCTGCTGCTGCTCTGGCCCCTGTGGCTCAGCCGTCGCCCGGAAGCGAGCCGGCCCCTGTGGATGCGCCGCAGCCTGCTGGTGCTGCTGGCCCTGTTCAGCCTGCGCTATCTGCACTGGCGGGTGACGGCCAGCCTCAACCTCAACAGCCCCTTGGCGGCCAGCCTGAGTGTGCTGCTACTGCTGGCGGAGGGCTGGTTGCTGCTCAGCGGCCTGCTGCCGCTGCTGCTGGCCTGGCGCCGCTTCAGCGATGGCCGCGCCGAGGCCGATGCCGCCCAGGCCCGCTGGCAGGCCAGCGACTGGCGGCCCTGGGTGGATGTGCTGATTCCCACCTGCGGTGAACCCTTACCCGTGCTGGAGCGCTGCCTGGTGGGTTGCGGCAGCCTTTCTTATCCGCAGCGCACGGTGTGGGTCCTCGATGACGCAGGGCGGCCAGAAGTGGCAGCGCTCGCCGCGGCCCATGGCTGCCGCTACCACCACCGGCCCCAGCGGCTGCATGCCAAAGCCGGCAATCTCAACGCCGGCCTGGCCCTGGGCGCCGGTGACCTCGTGGCGGTGTTCGATGCCGACTTCGTGCCCCAGCAGCATTTCCTCAACCGCACCATCGGGCTGCTGCTCGACCCGGCTGTGGGCCTGGTACAAACCCCCCAGTGTTTCTTCAACGCCGATCCGGTGATGCGCAACCTGGGGCTGGAACGCTGGTTGCTGCCCGACGAAGAGAGCTTCTACCGCTGGATTGAGCCCGTGCGCAGCGCCTGGGACGCGGTGGTGTGCGCCGGCACCTCGTTTGTGGTCCGCAGGGCAGCCCTCGCATCGGTGGGAGGGTTCGTGGAGGCCGCCATCTCAGAAGACTTCGTCACCGGCGTTGCCTTGATGGGCCAAGGCTGGCAACTGAAGTACCTGAGCGAAAAGCTCAGTGCCGGCCTGGCCGCCGAGAGCATGCACGATTTCGTGCGGCAACGGCAGCGCTGGGCCGCCGGAACCCTTCAGGCCCTGCGGCTCCCGCAAGGGCCCCTGCGGGTGGCCGGATTGCAATGGCATCAACGCCTGGCCTTCCTCGAAGGCGGACTGCACTGGTTCAACACCGTGCCCCGGCTGGTGCTGCTGCTGATGCCCCTCAGCCTCGGCCTGCTGGGGGTACTGCCCGTGCATGTCACCGCGGAGGCCCTTGTGGAGCGCCTCCTCCCCCTCTGGCTGGCCCTGTTGCTGAGTGTGGGTTGGCTCAACCGCGGCAGCCGCCATGCCCTGCTGGCCGAATTGCCCGGCTGGGCCCTGACGGTGCCCCTCGCCACCACGGTGCTGCTCAGCCTCTGGGGCCGAGTGCAACCCTTCCGCATCACCCCCAAACACCGGGTGCGCGAGCGCGGCGGCATCGCCCCCGTGCTGGGCCTGCCCCTGCTCGCCCTCCTGCTGCTCAATGGACTGAACCTCGGAGCCTTGATCCGGGCCGTGCTGGCCGGCCCGATCAGCCCTGGCCAGAGCCTGGGGCTGGCCTGGGCGGGATTGAATCTGCTGGGCCTGCTGGTGGCCCTGCGGGTCTGCTGGGATCGGCCCTGCCCCGATCCCACCCCCTGGCTGGGCCTGCGCCTCGACGTTCAGCTGCTCGGGCCCACGGGCCAGCGTCGCCACGCCCAGCTGACGGCCATCAGTGAGCGTGGCGCCGATCTGGAGTGTCCGAAGCCCTGGCCAGGGGGAGCGGGTTGGCGACTTGTGTTCGCAAGTGCCGCCGGGGGTGCCAGCGGCGTTCCGGCCCTGGCCCTGAAGCCTCTGGCGGAAGCTCCGCTGTCATCGCTGACCAGGCCGATCGGCCCGCCACTGAGCGTGGACTGGGATCCAAGCGATTCCCAAGGTCTGCTCGCCCTGCGCCGCTGGTTGTTCAGCAGGGCGGGGGCCTGGCCCGATCGGCAGGCTCCGCCGGAATGGCTGGCCCTGCTGGCAGTGCTCAGCCAACTGCCCTGGCCGCCCCCACCACCGCAAGCGGGACGGCGAAGCCTGGTGAACCAGGCCCTCCATCCAGACCCTGCGCCTGACCCTGGGGACAGCGGCGGGCCGTGA
- a CDS encoding cation diffusion facilitator family transporter: MSHPAVGRQRLPRHIQHEHRDGNPAAFRWSVLLNSGLSALQLAIGIGFGSLALIGDALHNLGDVAGLLLGWGAERLSALPASRQFTYGFGRSTQLASMINAALILMASAVVIVEGVQRLAKPVELTPGPVAVAALLGIAVNLGSAGLFGHNHSHDLNRRAAVVHLLTDAAVSAAVLVSALLIQFTGIHWLDPFTGIGVGLAVAWTGWSLLRQSVLVSLDGIPPGIDRDAVERTLAELPGVAAVHHIHIWGMSTSQTALTAHLLRDPQQVDDMSLLHRAKAELAQLGIDHSTLQLEPLQLEPDHLH, from the coding sequence ATGAGCCATCCAGCGGTGGGCCGCCAGCGGCTGCCTCGCCACATCCAGCATGAACATCGAGATGGCAATCCAGCCGCCTTTCGCTGGAGTGTGTTGCTCAACAGCGGCCTCTCGGCTTTGCAGCTGGCCATTGGCATCGGCTTTGGCTCTTTGGCCCTGATCGGTGATGCCCTACACAACCTCGGCGATGTGGCGGGGTTGCTGCTGGGCTGGGGGGCTGAGCGCCTCAGCGCCCTGCCCGCCAGCAGGCAATTCACCTACGGATTTGGCCGCAGCACCCAGCTGGCTTCGATGATCAACGCGGCCTTGATCTTGATGGCATCCGCCGTTGTGATCGTGGAGGGCGTGCAAAGACTGGCCAAGCCGGTGGAGCTAACCCCTGGCCCGGTGGCGGTGGCGGCCCTGTTGGGCATTGCGGTGAACCTGGGCTCGGCTGGTTTGTTTGGCCACAACCACAGCCACGATCTCAACCGCCGAGCTGCGGTGGTTCACCTGCTCACCGATGCGGCGGTGAGTGCAGCGGTGCTGGTTAGCGCCCTATTGATTCAGTTCACCGGCATCCACTGGCTTGATCCCTTCACCGGTATTGGCGTGGGCTTGGCCGTGGCCTGGACCGGCTGGAGCCTGCTGCGTCAGTCGGTGCTGGTGAGCCTTGACGGGATCCCGCCAGGCATCGATCGAGATGCTGTGGAACGCACCTTGGCCGAGCTGCCAGGGGTGGCGGCGGTGCATCACATACATATTTGGGGCATGAGCACCTCCCAGACGGCTCTGACGGCGCACCTCCTGCGCGATCCCCAGCAGGTAGACGACATGTCCCTACTGCATAGAGCAAAAGCTGAGTTGGCCCAGCTGGGCATCGACCATTCGACCCTGCAGCTTGAGCCTCTGCAGCTAGAGCCTGACCATCTTCATTAA
- the der gene encoding ribosome biogenesis GTPase Der yields the protein MALPVVAIIGRPNVGKSTLVNRLCRSREAIVHDTPGVTRDRTYQEGYWADRTFRVVDTGGLVFDDDSEFLPEIREQANLALAEAAVALVVVDGQLGCTAADQSIAEWLRGQGVPTMLAVNKCESPDAGLAMAAEFWGLGLGEPFPISAIHGAGTGDLLDKVVSYLPPTEEDEGEEPIQLAIIGRPNVGKSSLLNAVCGENRAIVSPIRGTTRDTIDTTIEREGKTWKLLDTAGIRRRRSVSYGPEYFGISRSFKAIERSDVCVLVIDALDGVTEQDQRLAGRIEEDGRACVVVVNKWDAIEKDSHTMPAMEKELRAKLYFLDWAPMLFTSALSGQRVQAIFPLALLAVEQHRRRVTTSVVNEVLTEALSWRTPPTSRGGRQGRLYYGTQVAVRPPSFTLFVNEPRLFGETYRRYVERQIREGLGFEGTPIKLFWRGKQQRDAEKELARSQTRGR from the coding sequence TTGGCCTTACCGGTCGTTGCCATTATTGGCCGCCCCAACGTGGGCAAATCCACCCTGGTGAACCGGCTCTGCCGCAGCCGCGAAGCGATCGTGCACGACACGCCCGGCGTGACGCGGGATCGCACCTATCAAGAGGGCTACTGGGCCGATCGCACCTTCCGGGTGGTCGACACCGGCGGCTTGGTGTTTGACGACGACAGCGAGTTTCTGCCGGAGATTCGCGAGCAGGCAAACCTGGCCCTGGCCGAGGCGGCCGTGGCCCTGGTTGTTGTTGATGGTCAGCTGGGTTGCACCGCCGCCGACCAGTCGATTGCCGAGTGGCTGCGGGGCCAGGGGGTTCCCACCATGCTCGCAGTGAATAAGTGCGAGTCGCCCGATGCGGGCCTGGCCATGGCGGCCGAGTTTTGGGGCCTGGGCCTGGGCGAGCCCTTCCCGATTTCGGCGATTCACGGTGCCGGCACCGGCGACCTGCTCGACAAGGTGGTGAGTTACTTGCCCCCCACCGAAGAAGACGAGGGCGAAGAGCCGATTCAGCTGGCGATCATCGGCCGGCCCAATGTGGGCAAATCCAGCCTGCTCAATGCGGTGTGCGGTGAAAACCGGGCGATCGTCAGCCCGATTCGGGGCACCACCCGCGACACGATCGACACCACGATCGAGCGGGAGGGCAAAACCTGGAAGCTGCTCGATACGGCCGGCATCCGCCGCCGCCGTTCGGTGAGCTACGGCCCCGAATACTTCGGCATCAGCCGCAGCTTCAAGGCGATCGAGCGCTCCGATGTGTGCGTGCTGGTGATTGACGCCCTCGATGGCGTCACCGAGCAAGACCAGCGCCTGGCTGGCCGCATCGAAGAGGACGGCCGAGCCTGCGTGGTGGTGGTGAATAAGTGGGATGCCATTGAAAAAGACAGCCACACCATGCCGGCGATGGAGAAGGAGCTCCGCGCCAAGCTCTATTTCCTCGACTGGGCGCCGATGCTGTTCACCTCTGCCCTCAGCGGCCAGCGGGTGCAGGCGATCTTCCCCCTGGCCCTGCTGGCGGTGGAGCAGCACCGCCGCCGCGTCACCACTTCGGTGGTGAATGAGGTGCTCACCGAAGCGCTCAGCTGGCGCACGCCGCCCACCAGCCGTGGTGGCCGCCAGGGCCGCCTCTACTACGGCACCCAGGTGGCGGTGCGGCCCCCCAGCTTCACGTTGTTTGTCAATGAGCCGAGGCTCTTTGGTGAAACCTATCGCCGCTATGTGGAGCGTCAGATCCGTGAGGGCCTGGGCTTTGAGGGCACGCCGATCAAGCTGTTCTGGCGCGGTAAGCAGCAGCGCGATGCTGAGAAGGAGCTGGCCCGCAGCCAGACTCGTGGGCGCTAG
- a CDS encoding acireductone dioxygenase, with protein sequence MTLLQVFGTGPAATAAPNLSSSDPAAIAATLAAMGIGFERWHVEGGLAPDADPAEILAVYATEIARVQAGGSYPTVDAIRLTPNHPDRQALRQKFLAEHTHSEDEVRFFIEGRGLFCLHIGDAVLQLLCEAGDWISVPAGTKHWFDMGPEPHFCALRFFDNPTGWVAEFTGDQIADQYPRLDELAT encoded by the coding sequence ATGACTCTTCTGCAGGTATTTGGCACCGGCCCAGCCGCAACAGCCGCACCAAACCTCAGCAGTAGTGATCCGGCCGCAATCGCCGCCACCCTGGCGGCAATGGGCATTGGCTTTGAGCGCTGGCACGTCGAGGGCGGCTTGGCCCCGGATGCCGATCCGGCCGAAATCCTGGCTGTCTACGCCACCGAAATCGCGCGGGTGCAGGCCGGCGGTTCATACCCCACGGTGGATGCGATTCGCCTCACACCAAACCATCCCGACCGCCAAGCCCTGCGCCAGAAGTTTCTGGCCGAGCACACCCACAGCGAAGACGAGGTGCGCTTTTTCATAGAGGGCCGCGGCCTTTTCTGCCTGCACATCGGCGATGCGGTGCTGCAGCTGCTCTGTGAAGCGGGCGACTGGATTTCCGTGCCGGCTGGCACGAAGCACTGGTTTGACATGGGTCCCGAACCCCATTTCTGCGCCCTGCGCTTCTTCGACAACCCCACAGGCTGGGTGGCCGAATTTACCGGCGATCAAATCGCCGACCAATACCCCCGCCTCGACGAGTTAGCCACTTAG